One part of the Lathamus discolor isolate bLatDis1 chromosome 23, bLatDis1.hap1, whole genome shotgun sequence genome encodes these proteins:
- the LOC136003650 gene encoding retinoic acid receptor gamma-like, with the protein MFDCLEALAGPRRLHDVTNRGACALRKAGYGPRCGALPPFAWPPPARRAVETPSRSGEEMVPSSPSPPPPPRVYKPCFVCSDKSSGYHYGVSSCEGCKGFFRRSIQKNMVYTCHRDKNCQINKVTRNRCQFCRLQKCFEVGMSKEAVRNDRNKKKKEVKEEATVESYELSPELEELVQKVSKAHQETFPSLCQLGKYTMDASAERRVQLDPGLWDKFSELATKCIIKIVEFAKRLPGFTALSMADQITLLKAACLDILMLRICTRYTPEQDTMTFSDGLTLNRTQMHNAGFGPLTDLVFAFAGQLLPLQMDDTETGLLSAICLICGDRQDLEEPEQVERLQEPLLEALKVYARRRRPRQPHMFPRMLMKITDLRGISTKGARGGGTGGACLGSFVEKPVLPFSSAGPRPRPCPHGGDPCEPAAAFRHELALSGARRGLHRARGGAAQRREPRCARERLRRGAAGGRERLGWGSATRVLLFCSDDAWHSAGDGKLGGITRPSDTRCHLDASGRYAAQHRHDYPSVGLLAQVLEAADIQLIFAVTRPVVPLYEVGGGGQGWAVIGLFWGIHGAALGVPV; encoded by the exons ATGTTCGACTGCCTGGAGGCGCtggcggggccgcggcggctGCACGACGTGACGAACCGCGGGGCCTGCGCGCTGCGCAAGGCGGGGTACGGGCCGCGCTGCGGGGCCCTGCCGCCCTTCGCCtggccgccgcccgcccgccgcg ccgtGGAGACCCCAAGCCGCAGTGGGGAGGAGATGGTGCCCAGCTCGCCCTCgccgccccccccgccccgcgtcTACAAGCCCTGCTTCGTCTGCAGCGACAAGTCCTCGGGGTACCACTATGGGGTCAGCTCCTGCGAGGGCTGCAAG ggctTCTTCCGCCGCAGCATCCAGAAGAACATGGTGTACACGTGCCACCGGGACAAGAACTGCCAGATCAACAAGGTGACGCGCAACCGGTGCCAGTTCTGCCGCCTCCAGAAGTGCTTCGAGGTCGGCATGTCCAAGGAAG CCGTTCGCAATGACAGGaacaagaagaagaaggaggtgAAGGAGGAGGCCACGGTTGAGAGCTACGAGCTGAGCCccgagctggaggagctggtgcagaAGGTCAGCAAAGCCCATCAGGAGACCTTCCCCTCGCTGTGCCAGCTGGGCAAGTACACCATG GATGCGAGCGCTGAGCGCCGGGTGCAGCTGGACCCGGGGCTGTGGGACAAGTTCAGTGAGTTGGCCACCAAGTGCATCATCAAGATCGTGGAGTTCGCCAAGCGCCTGCCCGGCTTCACGGCGCTCAGCATGGCCGATCAGATCACCCTGCTCAAGGCAGCGTGCCTGGACATCctg atGCTGCGGATCTGCACGCGCTACACCCCGGAGCAGGACACGATGACGTTCTCGGACGGGCTGACCCTGAACCGCACGCAGATGCACAACGCCGGGTTCGGGCCCCTCACGGACCTGGTGTTCGCCTTCGccgggcagctcctgcccctgcagatGGATGACACCGAGACCGGGCTGCTCAGTGCCATCTGCCTCATCTGCGGAG ACCGGCAGGACCTGGAGGAGCCCGAGCAGGTGGAGCGGCTGCAGGAGCCGCTGCTGGAGGCGCTCAAGGTGTacgcgcggcggcggcggccgcgccAGCCCCACATGTTCCCGAGGATGCTCATGAAGATCACGGACCTGCGCGGCATCAGCACCAAGGGTgcgcggggggggggcacggggggggcTT GCCTGGGCTCCTTCGTGGAGAAGCCGGTGCTGCCGTTCAGCAGCGcggggccccggccccggccctgcccgcACGGGGGGGACCCGTGCGAGCCCGCGGCCGCGTTCCGGCACGAGCTGGCGCTGAGCGGTGCGCGCCGGGGCCTTCACCGAGCGCGTGGAGGGGCTGCGCAGCGCCGCGAACCTCGATGCGCCCGAGAGCGGCTTCGACGCGGTGCTGCAGGCGGCCGT GAGCGCCTGGGCTGGGGCTCAGCCACGCGggtgctgctcttctgctccGACGACGCCTGGCACTCAGCGGGTGACGGAAAGCTCGGGGGCATCACCCGCCCCAGCGACACCCGCTGCCACCTCGACGCCAGCGGCCGCTACGCGGCTCAGCACCGCCAT GACTACCCCTCCGTGGGGCTCCTGGCTCAGGTGCTGGAGGCTGCCGACATCCAGCTCATCTTCGCCGTCACCCGGCCCGTGGTGCCGCTCTATGAGGTTGGTGGAGGGGGACAGGGATG GGCTGTTATTGGGCTCTTCTGGGGTATCCATGGGGCTGCTTTGGGGGTCCCAGTGtga